A section of the Clostridium sp. TW13 genome encodes:
- a CDS encoding amidase domain-containing protein, with product MKTSTLIPFNREKMKLYQDRNWNRRVSPWGDFSEIGGDCTNYASQVIYAGGAPMIKGYTLEWYYYSYQNRSPSWTSAELLYNFLSHNNSTGPHGKEISSINDLLTGDLIQLDFTGDGKFDHTAVVYNPTGYLNKFPTITAHSLDRFNQPLNVFNYSSLRLIHLTGYM from the coding sequence ATGAAAACTTCAACACTAATTCCTTTTAATCGTGAAAAAATGAAATTGTATCAAGATAGAAATTGGAATAGAAGAGTGTCTCCTTGGGGGGATTTTTCAGAGATAGGTGGTGATTGCACTAATTATGCTTCTCAAGTTATTTATGCTGGTGGAGCACCAATGATTAAAGGATATACACTTGAATGGTACTACTATAGCTATCAAAATAGATCTCCATCTTGGACAAGCGCAGAATTGCTTTATAATTTTTTGTCTCACAATAATTCTACAGGCCCACACGGTAAAGAAATATCATCTATAAATGATTTATTAACTGGAGACTTAATTCAATTAGACTTTACTGGTGATGGCAAATTTGATCATACAGCAGTAGTTTATAATCCTACTGGATACCTGAATAAATTTCCTACCATCACTGCTCATTCTTTGGATCGGTTTAATCAACCACTAAATGTATTTAATTATTCTTCATTAAGACTTATTCATCTAACTGGCTATATGTAA
- a CDS encoding STAS-like domain-containing protein, with protein MEIIIKNVIKSDFASDNEQGDLIYNEVESAIKKNVDEVYLDFRELKLITTAFLNNAIGKLYKKYTRDELKDFLKVKNIEDSYDLELLRLVVINAIQMSNANVS; from the coding sequence ATGGAGATAATAATTAAGAATGTGATAAAATCAGACTTTGCTTCAGATAATGAGCAAGGTGATTTAATTTATAATGAAGTTGAATCTGCTATCAAAAAAAATGTTGATGAAGTGTATTTAGATTTCAGGGAATTAAAATTGATAACTACAGCCTTCTTAAATAATGCTATTGGAAAATTGTACAAGAAATACACCAGAGATGAGTTGAAGGATTTTTTGAAGGTAAAAAATATTGAAGATTCTTATGATTTGGAATTACTTAGATTAGTAGTTATAAATGCTATTCAGATGTCTAATGCAAACGTATCTTGA
- a CDS encoding ATP-binding protein yields MERQVIINFPRRLENRKNDIIFLSNLWHSLKNRRKTLIVFDLSNTQNIFPNMCAPLGMIIEKIKSKGNEIAFFNVQERINKMLISNNFMYHICRNVRKEPEDLLSYRRFSVKQKDVFEKDLLGKLNLFTNNNKVYCEEKEVTRVLSEMFVNVKMHTKSKDVSVCGYYDEEKKELCLSISNHGITISKNIEEKNRYIFGKEIEAICWAVKRSSSTRSNCESGGLGFYTTRRFIQSNKGALWIVSGRGYWFENNSKVESYEMKSSFPGTLITIKIPLDYNVFNYYKLKIETISIDDIIGEGLWNL; encoded by the coding sequence GTGGAACGGCAAGTTATTATTAATTTCCCAAGAAGGCTTGAAAATAGAAAAAATGATATAATTTTTTTATCTAATTTGTGGCATTCATTAAAGAATAGAAGAAAAACTTTAATTGTATTTGATTTATCAAATACTCAGAATATTTTTCCTAATATGTGTGCTCCTTTAGGTATGATAATAGAAAAAATAAAAAGTAAGGGCAATGAAATTGCTTTTTTTAATGTTCAAGAAAGAATTAATAAAATGCTTATTTCTAATAACTTTATGTACCATATATGTAGAAATGTTAGGAAGGAACCAGAAGATTTGTTATCATATAGAAGGTTTTCTGTAAAACAAAAGGATGTTTTTGAAAAAGATTTGTTGGGAAAATTAAATTTATTCACTAATAATAATAAAGTTTATTGTGAAGAAAAGGAAGTTACAAGAGTACTTAGTGAGATGTTTGTAAATGTAAAAATGCATACAAAATCAAAAGATGTTAGTGTATGTGGGTATTATGACGAAGAAAAAAAAGAGTTGTGCTTAAGCATAAGTAATCATGGTATAACTATTTCTAAAAATATAGAAGAAAAAAATAGATACATATTTGGTAAGGAAATAGAAGCAATATGTTGGGCTGTAAAAAGGTCAAGTTCCACAAGAAGCAATTGTGAATCAGGTGGTTTAGGTTTTTATACTACAAGAAGATTTATACAAAGCAATAAAGGGGCATTATGGATAGTATCCGGCAGAGGATATTGGTTTGAAAATAATAGCAAGGTCGAAAGCTATGAAATGAAGAGTTCATTTCCCGGAACTTTGATTACAATAAAAATACCTTTAGATTATAATGTGTTTAATTACTATAAATTAAAAATTGAAACTATAAGTATAGATGATATTATAGGAGAGGGCTTATGGAATCTTTAA
- the mnmA gene encoding tRNA 2-thiouridine(34) synthase MnmA, which produces MKKKVVIGMSGGVDSSVAAYLLKEQGYDVIGVTMQIWQEDKEYEEREGGCCSLSAVEDARRVANKIGIPFYVLNFRDSFKNKVIDYFVEEYINGNTPNPCIQCNKHLKFDELLMKARAIGAEYVATGHYAKISEENGRYQLIRAEDDKKDQTYALYNLTQEQLKHTLMPCGDYTKDKIREIAKEIGLAVHNKKDSEEICFIPDNNHGLYIANAEPKKVKSGNFVDKNGNILGKHKGIVYYTIGQRKGLGIALGRPVFVTDINPRTNQVVIGAEEDIFKTDLLAKDINFISIDKLEGDLNVQAKIRYSAKPSDAVISPAGDGKVKVSFKDKQRAITKGQSVVFYDGNKVVGGGIIEKIL; this is translated from the coding sequence ATGAAGAAAAAAGTAGTTATAGGTATGAGCGGCGGAGTAGATAGCTCCGTTGCTGCATACCTTTTAAAGGAACAAGGCTATGATGTAATTGGTGTAACCATGCAGATTTGGCAGGAAGACAAGGAATATGAAGAAAGAGAAGGTGGATGTTGTTCACTTTCAGCTGTAGAAGATGCGAGAAGGGTAGCCAATAAAATTGGTATACCTTTTTATGTTTTGAATTTTAGAGATAGTTTTAAAAATAAAGTAATTGATTATTTTGTAGAAGAATATATAAATGGGAATACTCCAAATCCATGTATACAATGCAATAAGCATTTAAAATTTGATGAATTACTAATGAAGGCAAGGGCTATAGGAGCTGAATATGTAGCTACGGGTCATTATGCTAAGATTTCAGAGGAAAATGGTAGATATCAGTTAATAAGAGCAGAGGATGACAAAAAAGATCAAACCTATGCTTTATATAATTTAACTCAAGAACAACTTAAGCATACACTAATGCCTTGCGGAGATTATACAAAGGATAAAATAAGAGAAATTGCTAAGGAAATTGGATTGGCAGTGCATAACAAGAAAGATAGTGAAGAAATATGCTTTATTCCAGATAATAATCATGGTTTATACATAGCTAATGCAGAACCTAAGAAGGTGAAGTCAGGTAACTTTGTTGATAAAAATGGAAATATTCTTGGAAAGCATAAGGGAATAGTATACTATACTATAGGACAAAGAAAAGGTCTAGGTATAGCTTTAGGAAGACCTGTATTTGTTACAGACATTAATCCAAGAACTAACCAAGTTGTTATAGGAGCAGAGGAAGATATTTTCAAAACTGACCTTTTAGCAAAGGATATTAATTTTATTTCTATAGATAAATTAGAAGGAGACCTTAATGTTCAAGCTAAGATAAGATATTCAGCGAAGCCATCTGATGCAGTGATTTCGCCAGCTGGAGATGGAAAAGTGAAAGTATCTTTTAAGGATAAGCAAAGAGCTATAACAAAAGGTCAATCTGTTGTTTTCTACGATGGCAATAAAGTTGTAGGCGGCGGAATAATAGAGAAAATTTTATAG
- a CDS encoding fused DSP-PTPase phosphatase/NAD kinase-like protein, whose product MRKLTNFKLILYILVLPFVFLLSANANNYVMLANSSNSDEIQLILDNVHYDKLPNHFRTTSNLAKLKNSNFNLAGLNELNISGSQQFSKNNLSILLKNIGTNLPITIIDLRQESHGFINEFPVSWENKRDNANTGLSVSQITMRERSLLKDIPLNQPLTFTNKPEVTVIPKTTFDEQDLVKENNLSYLRLPVTDYELPTNQAIDYFTQFVKKHPRNTWIHFHCKEGVGRTTTFMIMYDIMKNCNLATLDEIIQRQTSLPSFDTSTIENFSKSNNKDFFSKFYFYCKANGKDLNPSWSNWLKLNP is encoded by the coding sequence TTGAGAAAACTAACAAATTTTAAACTTATTTTGTATATACTTGTATTACCTTTTGTTTTTTTATTGAGTGCCAATGCAAATAATTATGTTATGTTGGCTAATTCCTCAAATTCTGATGAAATACAGTTAATCTTAGATAACGTACACTATGATAAACTTCCAAATCATTTTCGAACCACATCTAATTTAGCTAAACTTAAAAATAGTAATTTTAATTTAGCTGGACTTAATGAATTAAATATATCCGGTAGTCAACAATTCTCAAAAAATAATTTGTCTATCTTATTAAAGAATATAGGTACCAACTTACCTATTACTATAATTGATTTAAGACAAGAATCCCATGGATTTATTAATGAATTTCCTGTTAGCTGGGAAAACAAAAGGGATAATGCTAACACTGGATTAAGTGTTTCCCAAATTACAATGAGAGAGCGTTCATTATTAAAAGATATTCCTTTAAATCAACCATTAACCTTTACTAACAAACCTGAAGTGACTGTAATTCCTAAAACTACTTTTGATGAACAAGATTTAGTAAAAGAAAATAATTTGTCATATTTACGGTTGCCTGTTACTGACTATGAACTTCCTACAAATCAAGCTATAGATTACTTTACTCAGTTTGTCAAAAAGCACCCCCGAAATACTTGGATACATTTCCATTGCAAAGAGGGTGTAGGAAGAACAACAACCTTCATGATTATGTATGATATTATGAAGAATTGTAACTTGGCTACTTTAGACGAGATAATTCAAAGGCAAACATCTCTTCCAAGCTTCGATACTTCTACAATAGAAAACTTTTCAAAATCTAATAATAAGGATTTTTTCTCAAAGTTTTATTTCTATTGTAAAGCAAATGGCAAAGATCTAAATCCTAGTTGGAGCAATTGGTTAAAATTGAATCCTTAA
- a CDS encoding replication-associated recombination protein A: MRQPLADKIRPTNLDEVIGQEHLVSQNKILRRIIDSGLVNNMIFYGPPGVGKTTVARIIAEKSNKTLYKLNATTASLKDIDDITKNLNTFMASDGVLLYLDEIQNFNKKQQQSLLQYIEDGRITLIASTTENPYHYIYKAIISRSTVFEFKPVSNAEIKKALKRAVKICEEEYKNIKINVTEEAYDHFSASSNGDVRKAINGLELAINSTSPNSNAIIDINQEVAVDSTQNKVINYDVNGDSHYDIISAFQKSIRGSDPDAAIHYLARLIKADDLQIICRRLLVIAAEDVGLAYPMAITIVKSCVDSAMQLGFPEARIPLAEATLLLATSPKSNSAVKAIDLASQDLESKNTGDIPLHLKDAHYSGASALGRGVTYKYPHNYENSYVHQQYLPDEIKDINYYFPGKNKNENIIKEYWEKLKNS; this comes from the coding sequence ATGAGACAGCCTTTAGCGGATAAAATTAGACCTACAAATTTAGACGAGGTTATAGGCCAAGAACACTTAGTTTCACAAAATAAAATATTAAGAAGAATTATTGATAGTGGATTAGTAAATAATATGATTTTTTATGGACCACCAGGAGTTGGAAAAACTACTGTAGCTAGGATAATAGCAGAAAAATCAAATAAAACTCTATACAAATTGAATGCTACCACAGCCTCATTAAAGGATATAGATGATATCACGAAAAATTTAAATACCTTTATGGCTTCAGATGGAGTTTTATTGTACTTAGATGAAATTCAAAATTTCAATAAGAAACAGCAACAATCTTTACTTCAATACATTGAAGATGGAAGAATTACATTAATAGCTTCTACTACAGAAAATCCATATCATTATATTTATAAGGCTATAATTAGTAGATCCACAGTTTTTGAATTTAAGCCAGTTAGCAATGCTGAAATAAAAAAGGCACTTAAAAGGGCTGTTAAAATATGTGAAGAAGAGTATAAAAACATAAAAATTAACGTTACTGAAGAAGCTTACGACCATTTTTCAGCTTCTTCAAATGGAGATGTGAGAAAGGCTATTAATGGGTTGGAACTTGCTATTAATTCAACTTCTCCAAATAGCAACGCTATAATTGATATAAATCAGGAAGTAGCAGTAGATTCTACACAGAATAAGGTTATTAATTATGATGTGAATGGAGACAGTCATTATGATATTATTAGCGCATTCCAAAAATCTATAAGAGGTAGTGATCCGGATGCAGCCATTCATTATTTAGCGAGACTAATTAAGGCAGATGATTTACAGATAATATGCAGGAGATTGCTTGTAATTGCAGCAGAGGATGTTGGGCTTGCGTATCCAATGGCTATAACAATAGTAAAGAGTTGTGTAGATAGTGCTATGCAGTTAGGTTTTCCAGAGGCTAGAATTCCTTTGGCAGAGGCTACTTTATTATTAGCTACGTCTCCTAAATCTAATTCAGCAGTTAAGGCAATTGATTTAGCTTCACAAGACTTGGAGAGTAAAAACACAGGGGATATACCTCTTCACCTTAAGGATGCACATTATTCTGGGGCATCTGCATTGGGTAGAGGAGTAACTTATAAATATCCTCATAATTATGAAAACTCATATGTGCATCAGCAATATCTGCCAGATGAAATTAAGGATATAAATTATTACTTTCCGGGGAAAAATAAAAATGAAAATATAATTAAGGAATATTGGGAGAAGCTAAAGAATAGCTAG
- a CDS encoding CBM21 domain-containing protein: MRIIKKMGVMLLALCMFGTLFVFQSKGLVAKAEELSPVHLYFTNTYTGHLGETNLSVYAQIKSLGDNEKVSIWALTGETNYWREIPGAKFTKLPDGTDLWKVDVMSLGPVKYAIKYEVNGKTYWDNNNGQNYTQNNVLGTANIKVNKLPYLINGAYPIVATVKNLGYEKVVKVRYTLDNWKTFKEANLSYKSSNDDNTEVWQTTIENVNMDGFQYAVSYEVNGQVYWDNCFGQNYTYTR; encoded by the coding sequence ATGAGAATAATTAAAAAAATGGGAGTAATGCTATTAGCATTATGTATGTTCGGTACATTATTTGTATTTCAATCTAAAGGTTTAGTAGCAAAAGCTGAAGAATTGTCACCAGTACATTTATACTTTACAAACACTTATACAGGTCATCTAGGTGAAACAAATTTAAGTGTTTATGCTCAGATAAAAAGTTTAGGAGATAATGAAAAAGTATCAATTTGGGCTCTTACAGGGGAAACAAATTACTGGAGAGAAATCCCTGGTGCAAAATTCACAAAACTTCCAGATGGTACAGATTTATGGAAGGTTGATGTTATGTCTTTAGGACCAGTTAAATATGCTATTAAATATGAAGTTAATGGCAAGACATATTGGGACAACAATAACGGACAAAATTACACACAAAACAATGTATTAGGAACTGCTAATATTAAAGTGAATAAGCTTCCATATCTAATAAATGGTGCTTACCCAATAGTAGCTACTGTAAAGAATTTAGGATATGAGAAAGTTGTTAAAGTTCGTTATACGTTAGATAATTGGAAGACATTCAAAGAAGCTAATCTAAGTTATAAATCATCAAATGATGATAATACAGAAGTTTGGCAAACTACAATAGAAAATGTCAATATGGATGGTTTCCAATATGCAGTTTCTTATGAAGTTAACGGACAAGTATACTGGGATAATTGCTTTGGACAAAATTATACTTATACAAGATAA
- the nifS gene encoding cysteine desulfurase NifS codes for MDKVVYMDYSATTYVKPEVLEEMLPYFSENFGNPSSFYGISRKTKMAIDEARTKIAKTLNCEDSEVYFTGGGSEADNWAIKGVAFANRKKGNHIITTKIEHHAVLHTCQYLEKQGFEVTYLDVDKEGLISIEDLKAAIRPETILVSVMFANNEIGTIEPIKEIGEICKEKKIFFHTDAVQAVGNVPIDVKALNIDLLSLAGHKIYGPKGIGVLYIRKGVRIDNLIHGGGQERARRAGTENIPAIVGLGKAMELAGKNVEEHAKKMTALRDRLIDGLLKIPYSRLNGPRGDKRLPGNANVCFEYIEGESILLMLDFEGICASSGSACTSGSLDPSHVLLAIGLPHEIAHGSLRLTLGDGSTEEDVDHVINVLPGIIERLRSMSPLWEDAIKKGEVRL; via the coding sequence ATGGATAAAGTTGTATATATGGACTATTCAGCTACAACTTATGTTAAACCAGAAGTTTTAGAAGAGATGTTACCATATTTCAGTGAAAACTTTGGAAATCCATCATCTTTTTATGGAATTTCAAGAAAGACTAAAATGGCAATAGATGAAGCCAGAACAAAGATAGCAAAGACTTTAAACTGTGAAGATTCAGAAGTTTATTTCACAGGTGGTGGTTCAGAAGCTGATAACTGGGCAATTAAAGGTGTGGCTTTTGCAAATAGAAAAAAAGGTAATCATATAATTACTACAAAAATAGAACATCATGCTGTTTTACATACTTGCCAATACCTAGAGAAGCAAGGGTTTGAAGTGACTTATCTTGATGTAGATAAGGAAGGGCTTATAAGCATAGAGGATTTAAAAGCAGCTATTAGACCTGAAACTATTTTAGTTTCAGTAATGTTTGCTAACAATGAGATTGGTACTATTGAACCAATAAAAGAAATCGGTGAAATTTGTAAAGAGAAAAAAATATTTTTCCACACAGATGCAGTTCAAGCAGTAGGGAATGTTCCAATAGATGTCAAAGCATTAAATATAGATTTATTATCTTTAGCTGGACATAAAATTTATGGACCTAAGGGTATAGGAGTTCTTTATATTAGAAAAGGTGTAAGAATTGATAACCTAATTCATGGTGGTGGTCAAGAAAGAGCCAGAAGAGCTGGCACAGAAAACATACCAGCTATAGTTGGACTTGGCAAAGCTATGGAGCTTGCAGGTAAAAATGTAGAGGAACATGCTAAGAAGATGACTGCCCTAAGAGATAGATTAATAGATGGATTATTAAAGATACCATATTCTAGACTTAATGGACCTAGAGGTGATAAGAGATTACCTGGAAATGCAAATGTTTGCTTTGAATATATTGAAGGTGAATCAATACTATTAATGTTAGACTTTGAAGGAATATGTGCTTCAAGTGGTAGTGCATGTACATCTGGATCTCTAGATCCTTCACATGTTTTATTAGCAATAGGATTGCCACATGAAATAGCTCATGGATCTTTAAGATTAACTTTAGGTGATGGTTCTACAGAAGAAGATGTGGATCACGTCATAAATGTATTGCCAGGAATAATTGAAAGATTAAGAAGCATGTCACCATTATGGGAAGATGCTATTAAAAAAGGAGAGGTAAGACTATGA
- a CDS encoding RrF2 family transcriptional regulator, with protein sequence MKLSTKGKYGVKAMVELAVNYGGDPISIKTIGQRQNISEYYLEQLFSPLRKAKLIKSVRGAQGGYVLNRDPKDITVAEVMDVLEGPIEIADCIDGTACDNVDCCATRLLWQRIKNSIDDVMQSTTLEDIVKDYKDMQAKNNGSYLI encoded by the coding sequence ATGAAATTATCGACGAAAGGTAAATATGGAGTTAAAGCTATGGTGGAATTAGCAGTAAACTATGGTGGAGACCCAATTTCAATAAAAACTATAGGCCAAAGACAAAATATATCAGAATATTACTTAGAGCAACTTTTTAGTCCTCTTAGAAAGGCAAAACTTATAAAGAGTGTTAGGGGAGCTCAAGGTGGTTATGTGTTAAATAGAGATCCTAAGGATATTACAGTAGCTGAGGTTATGGATGTTTTGGAAGGACCTATTGAAATAGCAGATTGTATAGATGGTACAGCTTGTGATAATGTGGATTGTTGTGCTACTAGACTTTTATGGCAAAGAATAAAGAATAGCATTGATGACGTTATGCAGTCAACTACATTGGAAGATATAGTAAAAGATTATAAAGATATGCAAGCAAAGAACAATGGTTCTTATTTGATATAG
- the nifU gene encoding Fe-S cluster assembly scaffold protein NifU translates to MIYSDKVMEHFKNPRNVGEIEDANGIGEVGNAKCGDIMRIYLKVENNIIEDVKFKTYGCGSAIASSSMATELIKGKTLEEAWTLTNQAVAEALDGLPPVKMHCSVLAEEAIHKAINDYRVRQGLEPIAMEEHSEHIHEEVHGE, encoded by the coding sequence ATGATATACAGTGATAAGGTAATGGAACATTTTAAAAATCCTAGAAATGTTGGAGAAATTGAAGATGCTAACGGTATAGGAGAAGTTGGTAACGCAAAATGCGGAGATATAATGAGAATATATCTTAAAGTAGAAAACAACATAATTGAAGATGTTAAATTTAAAACTTATGGATGTGGTTCTGCCATAGCTTCATCAAGTATGGCTACAGAATTAATTAAAGGAAAAACTTTAGAGGAAGCATGGACATTGACAAATCAAGCAGTTGCAGAAGCTTTAGATGGTCTTCCACCAGTAAAAATGCATTGTTCAGTGCTTGCAGAAGAAGCAATTCATAAGGCAATTAATGATTATAGAGTAAGACAAGGTTTAGAGCCAATAGCTATGGAAGAACATTCAGAACATATTCATGAGGAAGTTCATGGAGAATAA